The following are from one region of the Treponema denticola genome:
- a CDS encoding type I restriction-modification system subunit M produces MSDHSKANNGIVQRTELHRKIWSIADNVRGAVDGWDFKQYILGILFYRFISENMTDFFNSAEHEAGDTDFDYAKISDKEADPDFRPNTVEDKGFFILPSQLFKNVAAKAKDNENLNTDLANIFKAIEGSAVGFASEDDIKGLFEDVDTTSNRLGGTVAEKNKRLTDILTGIAEINFGDFKNNDIDAFGDAYEYLISNYASNAGKSGGEFFTPQTVSKLLARLVMDGKTSINKVYDPTCGSGSLLLQMKKQFDEHIIDEGFFGQEINMTNFNLARMNMFLHNVNYNNFSIKRGDTLLNPLHKNEKPFDAIVSNPPYSIKWVGDDDPTLINDERYAPAGKLAPKSYADYAFIMHSLSYLSSQGRAAIVCFPGIFYRKGAERTIRKYLVDNNFIDCVIQLPENLFFGTSIATCVLVMAKNKTENKILFIDASKEFKKETNNNILEEKNIGTIVEEFRKRSGKQYFSRYVERDEIEENDYNLSVSTYVEKEDTREIIDIKVLNREIAETVSRIDELRAAINEIVKELENE; encoded by the coding sequence ATGTCCGATCACTCAAAAGCAAATAATGGAATAGTACAAAGAACAGAGCTACACAGAAAAATTTGGTCTATTGCAGATAATGTAAGGGGAGCAGTAGACGGTTGGGATTTTAAGCAATATATATTGGGAATTCTTTTTTACCGATTTATATCGGAAAACATGACCGATTTTTTTAACTCTGCAGAACATGAAGCAGGGGACACTGATTTTGACTATGCAAAGATTTCCGATAAAGAAGCTGATCCAGATTTTAGACCGAACACCGTAGAAGACAAGGGCTTTTTCATCCTGCCAAGTCAGCTATTTAAAAATGTTGCAGCAAAAGCAAAAGATAACGAAAATTTAAATACCGATTTAGCTAATATCTTTAAAGCAATTGAAGGAAGTGCCGTCGGCTTTGCTTCAGAAGACGATATAAAGGGTTTATTTGAAGATGTGGACACGACAAGTAATCGCCTAGGCGGAACGGTGGCCGAAAAGAACAAGCGGTTAACAGATATATTAACGGGAATTGCAGAAATCAATTTCGGAGATTTTAAAAACAACGATATCGATGCATTCGGCGATGCCTATGAGTATTTGATTTCCAATTATGCAAGCAATGCGGGAAAATCGGGAGGAGAATTTTTTACTCCGCAAACGGTATCAAAACTGTTAGCAAGGCTTGTCATGGACGGAAAAACAAGTATTAACAAGGTATATGACCCGACCTGCGGGAGCGGCTCCTTGCTTTTGCAAATGAAAAAACAATTTGACGAACATATTATAGACGAAGGCTTTTTCGGACAGGAAATAAACATGACCAATTTTAACCTTGCCCGTATGAATATGTTTTTACACAATGTCAACTACAACAATTTTTCTATTAAGCGGGGCGACACCCTTTTAAATCCCCTTCACAAAAATGAAAAACCCTTTGATGCAATCGTCTCAAACCCACCCTACTCCATCAAATGGGTAGGCGACGATGATCCGACTCTTATAAACGATGAGCGGTATGCACCGGCGGGAAAACTGGCGCCGAAATCTTACGCCGACTACGCCTTTATTATGCACTCCTTGAGTTATCTTTCCAGTCAAGGACGGGCAGCCATTGTATGTTTTCCGGGAATTTTTTACCGCAAGGGTGCAGAAAGAACAATCCGAAAATACCTGGTGGATAATAACTTCATAGACTGTGTAATTCAGCTTCCTGAAAATTTATTTTTCGGAACCTCGATAGCAACCTGTGTCTTGGTAATGGCAAAGAATAAAACCGAAAATAAAATTTTATTTATTGATGCAAGTAAAGAATTTAAAAAAGAGACAAACAACAATATTTTAGAAGAAAAAAACATAGGTACGATAGTTGAAGAATTTAGAAAAAGAAGCGGTAAACAATATTTTTCGAGATATGTCGAAAGAGACGAAATCGAAGAAAATGACTATAATCTTTCCGTTTCAACCTATGTAGAAAAAGAAGATACGAGAGAAATCATAGACATTAAAGTGCTGAATAGGGAAATCGCGGAAACCGTCAGTAGGATAGATGAACTGAGAGCTGCCATAAACGAAATCGTCAAGGAGCTTGAAAATGAATAA
- a CDS encoding virulence RhuM family protein has product MNKEIKNDNGEILIYNTEDGLTKIDVHFVDETVWLSQQQMSDLFQTSRTNVVEHIKNIYEEKELDEDSTCRNFRQVRTEGNRTVTREILFYNLDMIISLGYRIKSKIATNFRRWATERLKEYIIKGFSIDDDRLKNLGGGNYFKELLDKIRDIRSSEKVFYRQVLDLFATSIDYNANTEEAKLFFATVQNKMHYAIHNNTASELIYSRVDSEKEFMGLTVFKGELPTLKEAKTAKNYLTEKELKGLNNLVSGYLDFAERQAQKEIPMTMKDWIEHVDKILVAAGENLLTDSGTVSRPQMENRVEAEYKKYSMKTFSQVEKDYLNELKRLEILAKKGGTKNE; this is encoded by the coding sequence ATGAATAAAGAAATAAAAAATGATAATGGTGAAATTCTAATTTATAATACGGAAGATGGTTTAACAAAAATAGACGTTCATTTTGTTGACGAAACGGTTTGGTTATCACAACAACAGATGTCCGACTTATTTCAAACATCAAGAACTAATGTGGTTGAACATATTAAAAATATATACGAAGAAAAAGAGCTGGATGAAGATTCAACCTGTCGGAATTTCCGACAGGTTCGTACAGAGGGCAATCGCACTGTTACCAGAGAAATACTATTTTATAATCTGGATATGATAATTTCGCTTGGTTATAGGATTAAATCAAAAATTGCTACGAATTTTAGAAGATGGGCTACAGAACGTTTAAAAGAATACATCATAAAAGGTTTTTCGATAGACGATGATAGACTCAAAAACCTTGGAGGCGGCAATTACTTTAAAGAGCTTTTAGATAAAATCAGGGATATCCGTTCAAGCGAAAAGGTTTTTTACAGGCAAGTTTTGGATTTATTTGCCACCAGTATCGACTATAACGCGAATACCGAAGAAGCCAAATTATTTTTTGCAACCGTACAAAACAAGATGCATTATGCAATACACAATAACACAGCATCCGAATTGATTTACAGCCGGGTAGACAGCGAAAAAGAGTTTATGGGGCTTACCGTATTTAAAGGAGAACTACCCACCTTAAAAGAAGCTAAAACGGCAAAAAACTATCTTACGGAAAAAGAACTAAAAGGCTTAAACAATTTAGTATCCGGTTATCTGGATTTTGCAGAAAGACAAGCACAAAAAGAAATTCCTATGACAATGAAAGATTGGATAGAACATGTGGACAAAATACTTGTAGCCGCAGGCGAAAATCTTTTAACAGACAGCGGAACGGTATCCAGGCCGCAGATGGAAAACAGGGTAGAAGCAGAGTACAAAAAATACTCTATGAAAACTTTTAGCCAAGTAGAAAAAGACTATCTAAATGAATTAAAACGCCTCGAAATCCTTGCTAAAAAAGGCGGCACAAAAAATGAATAA
- a CDS encoding restriction endonuclease subunit S, which translates to MNKIDEMLKNEKAEWKRLGEVALISGAGVDKKINHDEVPIKLLNYMDVYKNLYINKNTPNMEVTAPISKIEQCNIEYGDIFITPSSETEEDIFMSSVAKEIIENTVYSYHIMRIRLKFKNFTTSCYLNYLFRADIFRKEMRKKVFGNTRKTIAKSEIENLEIPIPSLQTQEKIVKILDTFTELQTELQTRIKQYSYYRDMLLSEKYLNKISEKIDGVENKGYKVRFTTLGDVGTFTRGNGLQKSDFIPQGKPVIHYGQIYTKFGFETKKTLSFVCDELFSKLKKAKPKDILIATTSENIEDVGKSVVWLGDEEIGFSGDMYSYTTNENSKYIAYYFQTVEFQKQKEKRVTGTKLIRIHGDDMEKFIIPLPPLELQNKVVQILDKFQSLVEDTKGLLPQEIEQRKKQYEYYREKLLTFFVKCDNCDSRQQTADSRQQTADSRQQTADSRQQTADSRQQTADSRQQTADSRQQTADSRQQTADS; encoded by the coding sequence ATGAATAAGATAGATGAAATGTTGAAAAATGAAAAAGCTGAGTGGAAGAGATTGGGAGAAGTTGCGTTAATTTCAGGAGCTGGAGTTGATAAAAAAATAAACCATGATGAAGTTCCAATAAAACTACTAAACTATATGGATGTATATAAAAATTTATACATTAATAAAAACACGCCAAATATGGAGGTAACTGCTCCTATTTCTAAAATAGAACAATGTAATATTGAATATGGAGATATATTTATTACTCCAAGTTCTGAAACAGAAGAAGATATTTTTATGTCCTCTGTTGCAAAAGAAATAATTGAAAATACGGTATATTCTTATCATATTATGAGAATAAGATTGAAATTTAAAAATTTCACGACATCCTGTTATTTGAATTATTTATTTAGAGCAGATATTTTTAGAAAGGAAATGAGAAAAAAAGTTTTTGGTAATACTAGAAAAACAATAGCTAAATCAGAAATAGAAAATTTAGAAATCCCTATCCCTTCCTTACAAACACAAGAAAAAATCGTAAAAATACTTGATACCTTTACAGAATTACAAACAGAATTACAAACAAGAATCAAACAATATTCTTATTATCGAGATATGCTGTTAAGTGAAAAGTATTTAAATAAGATTTCTGAAAAGATAGATGGAGTGGAAAATAAAGGTTATAAAGTTAGATTTACCACACTGGGAGATGTCGGTACATTTACCAGAGGTAATGGGCTGCAAAAAAGTGATTTTATACCCCAAGGGAAACCGGTCATTCATTATGGACAAATTTATACTAAATTCGGATTTGAAACAAAAAAGACTCTATCGTTTGTATGTGATGAACTATTTTCAAAACTTAAAAAAGCAAAGCCGAAAGATATCCTAATTGCTACAACTTCGGAAAACATAGAAGATGTAGGCAAAAGTGTCGTTTGGCTTGGTGATGAAGAAATCGGATTTTCGGGGGATATGTATAGTTATACTACAAATGAAAATTCCAAATACATTGCTTATTATTTTCAAACAGTAGAATTTCAAAAGCAAAAAGAGAAAAGAGTAACTGGTACAAAGCTAATACGCATCCACGGCGATGATATGGAAAAGTTTATAATACCCTTACCTCCGTTAGAACTCCAAAATAAAGTAGTACAAATATTAGATAAATTCCAATCATTAGTTGAAGACACAAAAGGCTTACTCCCTCAAGAAATTGAACAAAGAAAAAAACAATATGAATATTATCGGGAAAAGCTCTTGACATTTTTCGTAAAATGTGATAATTGCGACAGCAGACAGCAGACAGCAGACAGCAGACAGCAGACAGCAGACAGCAGACAGCAGACAGCAGACAGCAGACAGCAGACAGCAGACAGCAGACAGCAGACAGCAGACAGCAGACAGCAGACAGCAGACAGCAGACAGCAGACAGCAGACAGCAGACAGCAGACAGCAGACAGCTAA
- a CDS encoding restriction endonuclease subunit S: MKLFGVEWKKLENVSDIVLGGTPDRTKNEYWQNGNIPWMSSGEVNKKIIYSTNDFITKKGYDNSSATLVPANSTVVALAGQGKTRGMVARIKIELSTNQSLATLIPNEYLNNDYLYYYLEGQYNKLRNVSSGDGSRGGLNKEILKKFSIPLPSLAVQKYIVSILDKFDTLAHNISEGLPKKIEQRKKQYEYYREKLLNFPKPN; the protein is encoded by the coding sequence ATAAAACTTTTTGGTGTAGAATGGAAAAAGTTAGAAAATGTTTCTGATATTGTACTCGGAGGAACACCTGATAGAACAAAAAATGAGTATTGGCAAAATGGTAATATTCCTTGGATGAGTAGTGGTGAAGTAAATAAAAAAATAATATATAGCACTAATGATTTTATCACAAAAAAAGGTTATGATAATTCAAGTGCAACATTAGTTCCGGCCAATTCAACAGTAGTTGCATTAGCCGGTCAAGGAAAAACAAGAGGAATGGTAGCAAGAATAAAAATAGAACTTTCTACAAATCAATCTTTAGCAACATTAATACCTAATGAATATCTAAATAATGATTATCTTTATTATTATTTAGAGGGGCAATATAATAAATTAAGAAATGTTTCATCAGGTGATGGAAGCCGAGGAGGTCTTAACAAAGAGATTTTGAAAAAATTTTCAATCCCCCTCCCCTCTCTCGCTGTTCAGAAATACATCGTATCAATCCTTGATAAATTCGATACATTGGCACATAATATTTCGGAAGGGCTGCCGAAAAAAATTGAACAAAGAAAAAAACAATATGAATATTATCGGGAAAAATTACTAAATTTTCCTAAACCAAATTAG
- a CDS encoding AAA family ATPase: MEEYNSLTEIAQRIKDSNKKITLLYAFNGTGKTRLSMDFKDLVNEVKYDEAIKHVIYYNAFTQDLFFWDNDLENDNERKLKINKNSEFIDLIERQGKETEIVKRFKEFTFSKIEPDINISTGEITFSLPTGDKKAIPNIKISKGEESIFIWTVFFVLMETIISELNIDEISDRSTDEFNSIQYIFIDDPVSSLDDNNLIHLAISLSKVIANSKNDELRFIITTHHALFYNVLFNEFKSERNISDNKKEYCLLQKNDNNRYLLNKQNDTPFGYHLFIKKIIQEAIDNNKIERYHFMLFRNLLEKTATFLGYNSWVI, encoded by the coding sequence ATGGAAGAATATAATTCTTTAACAGAAATAGCTCAAAGAATAAAAGATTCAAATAAAAAGATTACTTTACTATATGCTTTTAATGGTACAGGAAAAACCAGATTATCTATGGACTTCAAAGACTTGGTCAATGAGGTAAAATATGATGAAGCAATTAAACATGTAATATATTACAATGCATTTACACAGGATTTATTTTTTTGGGATAATGATTTAGAGAATGATAATGAAAGAAAATTAAAGATTAATAAAAACTCCGAATTTATTGACCTTATAGAAAGACAGGGAAAAGAAACCGAAATAGTAAAAAGATTTAAAGAATTTACCTTTTCAAAAATTGAACCAGATATAAATATAAGTACCGGAGAGATTACCTTTAGTTTACCGACAGGAGATAAAAAAGCTATCCCAAATATAAAGATTTCTAAAGGCGAAGAAAGTATTTTTATTTGGACTGTATTTTTTGTCCTAATGGAAACGATTATATCTGAACTAAATATTGACGAAATCAGTGATAGAAGTACAGATGAATTCAATTCTATTCAGTATATTTTTATAGATGATCCTGTATCTTCTTTAGATGATAATAATCTAATACATCTGGCTATTTCTCTGAGTAAGGTAATAGCTAATTCAAAAAATGATGAATTAAGGTTTATAATCACAACACATCATGCATTATTTTACAATGTATTATTTAATGAATTTAAAAGCGAAAGAAATATATCAGATAATAAAAAAGAATATTGTTTATTACAAAAAAATGATAATAATAGATATTTGCTTAATAAGCAAAATGATACACCATTTGGATATCACTTATTTATCAAAAAAATAATTCAAGAAGCAATTGATAATAATAAAATTGAGCGATACCATTTTATGCTATTTAGAAATTTATTAGAGAAAACCGCAACTTTTCTCGGTTATAATAGTTGGGTGATTTGA
- a CDS encoding type I restriction endonuclease subunit R encodes MPEDSIKYGTSTIAEMTNGIILAHFEKGLYAEETSYQSEAELEQTMIDNLVSQGYERLAIRSNEDLYANLKIQIEKLNGITFSLEEWNRFLQEYLDAPNDGMIEKTRKVQENHVYDFIFDDGHVKNIKIIDKKNIHNNFLQVINQVVGEGTRRNRYDVTILINGLPLVHIELKKRGVNLHEAFNQIHRYSKESFNSNNSLYKYVQIFVISNGTYTRYFANTTAQNKNNYEFTCEWADAKNRIIRDLEDFTKTFFEKRIILEVLTKYCVFDVNNTLLIMRPYQIAAAERILWKIKSSYEAKKAGKQGAGGFIWHTTGSGKTLTSFKAARLATKLDFIGKVFFVVDRKDLDYQTMKEYQRFQKDSVNGSKDTKKLKESIEKDDNRIVVTTIQKLNEFVKKNPSHEIYDKHCVLIFDECHRSQFGEAQKNIRKSFKKHYQFGFTGTPIFPENSFGGDTTSGIFGAQLHSYVITDAIRDGKVLKFKVDYNNITPKFKTAEKEEDEKKLAALEKKMLLHPERIAEITKHILKVFDTKTHRNEYYDLKHRRLNGFNAMFAVQSIEAAKLYYEEFQKQQKNLSEEKKLKIATIYSFAANEEQAAIGEISEENFDVSAMDSTSKEFLDKVIADYNGYFKTNFSTNGYEFQNYYKDLSLKVQEKKIDLLIVVGMFLTGFDAPTLNTLFVDKNLKFHGLIQAYSRTNRILNTVKTFGNIVCFRDLEKATQDAIKTFGDENSVNIILEKSYSEYIRGFTDEETGAVIKGYIEICNELITEFPDPTEIVRESDKKEFVRLFGELLQAENILRNFDEFENFERIISERQMQDMKSVYVDIREAILNSQWHDKIGGEYIDFSDIEFQIDLLKTDEINLDYILALIFEKSKGNDDIENLKSEVRRVIRSSLGTRAKEELIMDFINKTKLSELKNTDDILENFYTFAKKEKENKIKNLVEEEKLKEESRRFIEKAIGKGYVEYAGDELDRIIPPTSRRHGAREKKKESVLDKIKHIVEVFVGI; translated from the coding sequence ATGCCTGAAGACAGTATAAAATATGGTACATCTACCATAGCCGAAATGACCAATGGAATTATCTTAGCCCATTTTGAAAAAGGCTTATATGCAGAAGAGACATCATATCAAAGCGAGGCAGAACTTGAACAAACTATGATTGATAATTTGGTTTCGCAAGGCTATGAAAGACTTGCAATAAGATCAAATGAAGACTTATATGCAAATTTAAAAATCCAAATTGAAAAATTAAATGGTATTACATTTTCATTGGAAGAATGGAATCGTTTTTTACAGGAATATTTGGATGCTCCAAACGATGGTATGATCGAAAAAACCCGCAAAGTCCAAGAAAATCATGTTTATGATTTTATCTTTGATGATGGGCATGTAAAAAATATAAAAATCATCGACAAAAAAAATATTCATAATAATTTTTTACAGGTAATAAATCAGGTTGTTGGAGAAGGAACTAGACGCAACCGCTACGATGTAACTATATTGATAAACGGCTTACCTCTTGTGCATATTGAATTAAAAAAACGCGGCGTAAATCTCCACGAAGCCTTTAATCAAATCCACCGATACAGTAAAGAAAGCTTTAACAGCAACAATTCCCTATATAAATATGTACAAATTTTTGTTATTTCCAACGGAACATATACCAGATATTTTGCAAATACCACAGCCCAAAATAAAAATAATTATGAATTTACCTGTGAATGGGCGGATGCAAAAAACAGGATTATTCGGGATTTGGAAGATTTTACAAAAACCTTTTTTGAAAAACGGATTATCCTTGAAGTTCTTACAAAGTATTGCGTATTCGATGTTAATAACACCCTCCTCATTATGAGGCCTTATCAAATTGCAGCAGCCGAACGGATTTTATGGAAAATAAAATCAAGCTATGAAGCAAAAAAAGCAGGAAAGCAAGGAGCAGGCGGTTTTATTTGGCATACAACAGGTTCAGGCAAAACGCTTACCTCTTTTAAAGCTGCACGGCTTGCAACAAAACTGGACTTTATCGGTAAGGTATTTTTTGTAGTAGACAGAAAAGATTTGGATTACCAAACCATGAAGGAATATCAAAGATTTCAAAAGGACAGTGTAAACGGAAGCAAAGATACAAAAAAACTCAAAGAATCCATTGAAAAAGATGACAACCGAATTGTCGTTACCACAATTCAAAAATTGAATGAATTTGTCAAAAAAAATCCTTCACACGAAATTTATGATAAGCATTGTGTTCTTATATTTGATGAATGTCATCGCTCTCAATTCGGGGAAGCACAAAAAAATATAAGAAAATCTTTTAAAAAGCATTATCAATTCGGCTTTACGGGAACTCCTATATTCCCCGAAAATTCTTTTGGAGGCGATACTACATCGGGAATATTCGGAGCTCAGCTCCACAGTTATGTTATTACGGATGCAATCCGTGACGGAAAGGTTTTAAAATTCAAAGTTGACTATAATAACATTACACCAAAATTTAAAACTGCAGAAAAAGAAGAAGACGAAAAAAAATTAGCTGCGTTGGAAAAAAAGATGCTGCTTCATCCTGAGCGGATAGCAGAAATAACAAAGCATATTTTAAAAGTATTCGATACAAAGACACATAGAAACGAGTATTATGATTTAAAGCATAGAAGATTAAACGGTTTTAACGCTATGTTTGCCGTACAAAGCATTGAAGCGGCAAAATTATATTATGAAGAGTTTCAAAAACAGCAGAAAAATTTATCCGAAGAAAAAAAATTAAAAATCGCAACTATTTACAGTTTTGCAGCCAATGAAGAGCAAGCAGCTATCGGCGAAATATCCGAAGAAAATTTTGATGTATCCGCGATGGATTCTACTTCAAAAGAATTTTTAGACAAGGTTATCGCGGATTATAACGGATATTTCAAAACAAACTTTTCAACAAACGGCTATGAGTTTCAAAACTATTATAAAGATTTATCGCTGAAAGTACAGGAGAAGAAAATAGATTTGCTTATTGTGGTCGGAATGTTTTTAACCGGCTTTGATGCCCCGACATTAAATACATTATTTGTAGACAAAAATCTTAAATTCCACGGTCTTATTCAAGCCTATTCAAGAACAAACCGTATACTGAATACGGTAAAAACCTTTGGAAATATTGTCTGTTTTAGAGACTTGGAAAAAGCAACGCAAGATGCCATCAAAACTTTCGGCGATGAAAACAGTGTAAATATTATTTTGGAAAAAAGTTATTCAGAATATATCCGTGGTTTTACCGATGAAGAAACCGGAGCAGTTATAAAAGGGTATATAGAAATATGTAATGAACTCATAACCGAATTTCCCGATCCTACTGAAATTGTACGCGAATCGGATAAAAAAGAATTTGTCAGGCTCTTTGGCGAACTATTGCAAGCTGAAAATATCCTCAGAAACTTTGACGAATTTGAAAACTTTGAAAGAATCATCTCCGAAAGACAAATGCAGGATATGAAAAGTGTCTATGTTGATATCAGAGAAGCCATTTTAAATTCGCAGTGGCACGATAAAATCGGCGGAGAGTATATTGATTTTTCAGATATAGAATTCCAAATTGATTTACTTAAAACGGATGAAATAAATTTGGATTATATTTTGGCTTTGATTTTTGAAAAATCAAAAGGAAATGATGATATTGAAAATTTAAAATCAGAAGTTCGCAGGGTTATAAGATCAAGTCTAGGCACTAGAGCAAAAGAAGAATTGATTATGGACTTTATAAACAAGACTAAATTATCCGAATTAAAAAACACCGATGACATACTTGAAAACTTTTACACTTTTGCAAAAAAGGAAAAAGAAAATAAGATTAAAAATTTAGTCGAAGAAGAAAAATTAAAAGAAGAATCGAGGAGGTTTATAGAAAAAGCCATAGGAAAGGGTTATGTAGAATATGCAGGAGATGAACTGGATCGCATTATACCGCCTACATCACGCCGTCACGGAGCAAGAGAGAAGAAAAAAGAATCTGTTTTGGATAAAATAAAGCATATTGTCGAAGTCTTCGTCGGCATTTAA
- a CDS encoding O-acetyl-ADP-ribose deacetylase, producing MENTSTLIEIINADITKLKVDAVVNAANTTLLGGSGVDGAIHAAAGPELLKECRTLKGCKTGEAKITGAYKLPSKYVIHTPGPVYEDGKKGEPELLANSYRSCLNLAFEYGCKSIAFPCISTGVYGYPKEEAAKIALNEISSFLKEHKDCMKVFIVCFGKENEEIYKKIMENYTT from the coding sequence ATGGAAAATACAAGTACTTTAATAGAAATAATAAATGCCGATATTACAAAATTAAAAGTAGATGCTGTCGTAAACGCTGCAAATACTACTCTTTTAGGAGGAAGCGGTGTTGATGGAGCTATTCATGCCGCTGCAGGACCTGAATTATTAAAAGAATGCAGAACCTTAAAGGGCTGTAAAACAGGGGAAGCTAAGATAACGGGAGCTTATAAACTTCCTTCAAAATATGTGATTCATACTCCCGGCCCTGTTTATGAGGACGGAAAAAAAGGAGAACCGGAACTTTTAGCTAATTCTTATAGGTCTTGTTTGAATTTAGCTTTTGAATACGGCTGTAAATCCATAGCTTTTCCTTGTATAAGTACCGGAGTTTATGGTTATCCTAAAGAAGAAGCTGCAAAAATAGCCTTAAATGAGATTTCCTCGTTTTTAAAAGAACATAAGGATTGTATGAAGGTTTTTATCGTTTGTTTTGGAAAAGAAAATGAGGAGATTTATAAGAAAATAATGGAAAATTATACTACATAA
- the dnaN gene encoding DNA polymerase III subunit beta yields the protein MKISFDRDTLLKEISIAQEIIATKTALTIISNVLLSVKDGSLTIKATDIKVSFETKIPVNIIEEGSTTVFCDKFAGILSSLPSGEVEIEQKDQKLTIKSIVKKAKFQLKTIPENDFPAFTEPTNVNFFNIPTKEFKEMIHQTIFSVSDDETRYFMNGVYIENKEDTLYFVATDGRRLAHIKKNFGIPIPEFKGVIVPPKILNIINKRASDEGNIEVGIGEKNIFFNFNSYKFSSVLIDGQFPNYERVIPENQNLSFEVSRTEFIEALKRVSLLVELKTRRIFLNILPGSLIISSQENEIGSAREEIPCKYDGQEVMLALNYVYIEDPLKTITSDRIKVEFTEAMKAITLKPEPEEDFFHIIMPMQTE from the coding sequence ATGAAAATAAGTTTTGACAGAGACACTCTTTTAAAAGAAATATCCATTGCTCAGGAAATTATCGCTACAAAAACGGCTCTAACGATTATTTCAAATGTATTGTTATCGGTTAAAGACGGCAGCCTTACGATAAAGGCCACCGATATAAAGGTCAGCTTTGAAACAAAAATACCCGTAAACATAATCGAAGAAGGGTCAACAACTGTTTTTTGCGACAAATTCGCAGGTATTCTTTCATCTTTGCCATCAGGTGAAGTAGAAATAGAACAAAAAGATCAAAAACTCACGATAAAATCGATAGTAAAAAAGGCAAAATTTCAACTTAAAACAATACCTGAAAACGACTTCCCTGCCTTTACGGAACCCACAAATGTAAACTTCTTTAATATTCCTACAAAAGAATTTAAAGAAATGATTCATCAAACTATTTTTTCGGTTTCAGATGATGAAACACGCTATTTTATGAATGGTGTTTATATCGAAAACAAAGAAGATACCTTATATTTTGTTGCAACTGACGGAAGGCGTCTTGCTCATATCAAGAAAAATTTCGGAATACCTATTCCCGAATTTAAAGGAGTAATTGTTCCTCCTAAAATTTTAAACATCATAAACAAAAGAGCATCTGATGAAGGAAATATAGAAGTAGGAATCGGTGAAAAAAACATATTCTTTAATTTTAATTCTTATAAATTCTCTTCTGTTTTGATTGACGGTCAATTCCCCAATTATGAAAGAGTAATCCCTGAAAATCAAAACCTTTCTTTTGAAGTTTCAAGAACGGAATTTATAGAAGCCTTAAAACGAGTTTCTCTTTTGGTAGAATTAAAAACAAGAAGAATATTTTTAAACATTCTTCCCGGTTCTCTTATTATTTCTTCTCAAGAAAATGAAATAGGAAGCGCACGCGAAGAAATTCCTTGTAAATATGACGGTCAAGAAGTTATGCTGGCCTTAAACTATGTTTACATAGAAGATCCTTTAAAGACCATCACTTCAGACAGAATAAAGGTAGAATTTACCGAAGCTATGAAGGCTATAACCTTAAAACCTGAACCTGAAGAAGACTTTTTCCATATAATAATGCCTATGCAGACGGAGTAA